From the Eschrichtius robustus isolate mEscRob2 chromosome 19, mEscRob2.pri, whole genome shotgun sequence genome, the window TGATGGTCACTTCATCTTCTTCCCGCTCCCACTCAGCTGGAGGGAGATGTCGGAAACCAGTTTACTCTGCGCCACTGCTTGCTCGCCCGTCTCAGTGATTAACGCCCAGTGATGCCCACACCAGTGCTCTGCTCTCTCCTATGATTTGCTTCAGTCTTCTTACTTCAGAGGGAGGGTGTAGCCTGGAATTACTCCTGAACTTGAGCTGCAGACCCATGGAGATAGGTTTGGGGCAGACAAGTTTCCAGGGCTAGGACGGGGTTCTTGGGGGAAATGAACggctctcccttcccccagagaGCTATATCACGAGGGAGCCACCTTCCTGTGCAGAGATGGGTTtgtacacagagaacaaactgccAAGAAGCAGACTGCCCAAGTTCATGTGCCTGGCATCCCACAGTAGGATAAGTCTGTCCTTGCCCCGGACAGAGGGCTGTCCCCTGGGATCCTGCTTGATTTGGAGTGCCCATTGTGTTCACTCATTTGCTAAATGAACTCCTGTGCGCAAAGCAGTTCTCCACGTCTGCGGTGCTTAAAGCTCCTCGCGTGACCAGACGTGGTTGAGTTTGACCCAGCCCGAGGGGGTACGGCCAGAGCCCCAGGCACTCCTGCAGGCAGCCTGGGCAGGAGCGTCTCCGCAGGTGGCAGCCCCTGAGGATGCCTGCAGGAGCCTGGAGTGACTTCCCCTCAGGAAGGGCCTACAGGCCCTCACCACTCCCAGAGGACACCCCGACCCACAGGTTAGGCCCAACAGGACAGGTCTGGACAGGTAAGGGCCAAAGCCCGGCTCTCAGGCTCCCGTCCAgcaacccccacccccgccaacgcacgcgcacgcacgcacacgcacgcacacggaGACCTTCCCGTGGCTGGAGGCTGCAGACGGGAGAGCTCAGTCACCCCGTCCTCAGCCTCACCCAGGGAGCACGGGTTGGTTCCCAGTCCAGTCTCTGCTACCGGCCCTGAGACGGGGGTGTAGGTTGCTCTGAACACTGGAAATGCGAAGCTCCATGCTGTGCGAGAACGTTCTGTCAGCCTTCCGAGGAGCTGAGGAGCCGTGGGGGCCCAGGAGCCCCCGCCTGAGCTGCCGAGTAGCCCAGTTCTTCCCTCTCAAGCCTAACTTCCgtcttctctttccctgtctccGTGTCTGTCCCTCTCGCTGTCTGTCTGGCTCTCTCCCTCCCCGCCTGGGGCTGCAGAACCGCATGCACGAGTCTCTCATGCTCTTCGACTCCATCTGTAACAACAAGTTCTTCATCGATACCTCCATCATTCTCTTCCTCAACAAGAAAGATCTCTTTGGTGAGAAGATCAAGAAGTCACCTCTGACCATCTGCTTTCCTGAGTACACAGGTAGGTGTCGCGCGGACCTGCCAGGGACCTGTGTCTCCCCTGCGGGCACGGGCACCCCTGCAGGCATCTGGCAGAGGGTAGAGGAAGAGGCGAGGGGGTGACCAGGTCTGGCCCCTCCCAGGGCGCTGCCCTGGGCGTGGTGGGAAATGGACCCTCGTGACGCGTGTGTGTTGTGAGCAGGCGACTCCGGAGAGACGTGGCAGGATCAGAAGGCAGGACAGGCCCACAGCTTCCCCCTCTCCTTCCGTCCTGGTCCCCTGCCTCCCCGGTCTCTCCCCCCTTCAACCCCTGCCCGGGCCGCCTCAGCCCCGCCTGCTTTCCGTGCTCCTGCTCGTGCTTCGGTAGCCCTGCCCCTGCCAGCAGAGCAGTTCCCCTGCCCCACGCCGTTGGGCctgctctccccacctccacccccatcccgccTGCTCTTTCCCGCTCTTCTCTGCCCCTGCGCTTTTCCCCCAGTCAAACCACCCCTACTTCCTGCAGGCCTTCTCCATCTCCACTTGCCTCTCTTCCGCCTTCTCCGGggcttttcctctccttctggctCCAGGGGAGTGTGTCCCACCCCCCCAAGAGGAAGCTGTCTCTGGCAGCTGACGGAGGCTGGCTGTGTAGGGTGGCCCGGCTCTGGGCTGCTGCTGAAGGCTAGGGCAGCGCTGACGGGCGGCCGGAGCCCAGCCTTTGTCGCTCTGGGGACTGGGAAGCTTCTAGAGGCCCCTGGGGCATGGCAGTAGAGAATGTATCACAGGTGGGCTCAGTCAGGAACCCACTCCCTGACAGCCCCAGCGAAAGATCAGGGCTTAGGCTTAAGCTCCCAGGGCGACATGGGTCCCCAAACCCAGCCAGATTCCAGAAGAGATGGATGCTGGCCCCTCCGCCCTCCTCCActcctgggtgggtgggggggggggggggagtctgCCCTCACACGTGGGTGTGGAGGGCGCATTGGCTTGTTCTGAGCGCAGCCTGTCTCCACTGTGTGAATCTGCCAGCTTCCTGCCCTCCCCAGGgtgcagagagggagacagggcaGGTTCTCGGGGCTGACAGGCATCAGGAGCATGGTGCAGGCAGGCAGGCTAAAGCAGCTTCTGGACCCAGACTCTGCAACTTTGGACAAGTTAATCGCCTGTGCCTTGTTTGTCATCCGGGCACCGCAGCAGATAATGATGCCCACCGCttgcggggctgggggtgggggaatgaacGGAGAGAACTGTGCCTGGTGCCAGGTCTGCGCCATAGCTGCCATCACTGCCCTAGTACCATCCAGAGGATGGAAACCAAGCAAGGGGGATTGGCCGTGGAGGAGGCGCCCTCTGCAGGGTGGGGCGGAGCAAGTCCAGGTGGGCACGGGACAGGCCGGGGAGGGCCCTGCCTGTGAGTGGAGCCGGGCTGTAGCCCCTCTtggcagccacccctcccagcCTCAGCAGAGGCCCTTCAGGACCAATTCGGGTCTTTAGATAAAGTTGCGGTGACCGGATGGGGCGCGAAGTCTGCAAGCTCCAGCAGGCCCTCTCTGGCCAGTGCCACCTCAGGGGGCCGGCCTGAGCCTAGGGCTCTTCCTTGTCCCCAGGGACCTGGCCCCACTGGAGCCCGATTTGGGACGTGGCCCAAGGAGCGGTCAGTCTCACTGTCGTGTTGTATGGCGCGCTGGACGCACCCAGGGAAAGTCGGTCTGAATTTGGGAAACATTTGAGTTCTTCAGGGCCTCCAGAGGGATCCAGTTTGAGTTCAGAGAACACGATGGATGACAAATGGTCACCAGTGAGGTGGCCCCTGGGGGTACCTAGGCCTGTGGGGACGAAACAGGCTGGAGGGGCTGGGGCGTGCAGGTGGCTCTCTGGACGTCCACGGGGAGCTCTGCGGGACCGCCAGGCTGTGTAAGGGCGCGGACTGAGCAGACACTGAGACGGCGGGAACTGGACGTCCCCAGAGTTACTCCTGGGCACTTTTCACCTCCGTGGGTGCCGTCGTGGCATCCTCTGGGCAAGAAGCTCCTTGATGGAGTCCACTGTGGGGTTGTGTCTAGTCTGCGAGCTGCcactagatggcttcactgtaTTGGTGGCCAGCCAACGGTGGCGTGGAGGAGGCTCTGCCCCGTGGGCTGTCACAGCTGCTCTCCGCCCTGTCCCCACCCACCCCGTAGCCCTGACCCCTCACACTTGCTTATCTGGCTGCAGACGCCTTCCAGCACCCAAGCCCCAGCCCCACTGTGGCTCACACCCAGCCGTTGGAGGATGGCGAGGATGGCgcaggcaggggggtgggggtgggggtgggggcgggggggtggagggagcatggcccacACCCTCAGCATAAGACCGTGTCATTTTCATGCCGGCCAGATCCCAGGGGCACTGCAGAAAATGGGGCGCCTAACTTGGATGGGCTTTTAGGCAATTCTGTGTTGGTCCACGTTTTATGATAATTGAAAACTACAGGATAGAGCCACAGGGTTTGGGTTGCAGCTGGTGGGCAAACTGTCCTTACATCATGCACAGATACCCCCACCAGACCCCGGCCAGGATCGAGGGAACACTCAAGGCATTGCGGTGGGCAGCGGGGCTTCAGTTGGCATTACAACGCTGCCAGCCCCTTAAACGGCCCACCTGGGGGTTCCCAGTGCCCCCTGTCCTGGCCACTCACCCAAGAACGGGGACGGCTTAGAGACAGCCCCAGCCCTTCTCATTAAGAGGAAGCATCCAGGAAGGAGTGTAGGCACGGCGCCCCCTGCACGCCCAGGGCCACCACCCCGCCGGGAACTCGTGCATCAGAAGCAGTAGGACCGGTTTAGACCAGGGGTGAGTGTTGTGAATGGCGGACTGGCCAGCCTCAGTCACTGTGCTCATCTAGAAAGCAAAAGGGACAGACAGCCTGTGGCCGCTGTCCACCCAGGGCTCCCGGGGGGGGGGGACCCTGTGTGAACACAGAAGGAAAGACCTGGGAAAGTCAGAAGCCAGGCCAGTGCTCAGCCGCATGTGGTTTTCAGCGTAAGATGCGACTCCACCTTGGAGAAGGGCCCCAGGCAGCCTCCTGGAGAAGGTCACGGCCCACATCTTCAGCCCACTCACCCCCCTCTCACCagggcctcctccccaccccaccccaccccaccccacccccgttcTGCTCTGTTTCGTTACAGGCCCCAACACCTATGAAGATGCCGCCGCCTACATCCAAGCACAATTTGAAAGCAAAAACCGCTCACCCAACAAAGAAATTTATTGTCACATGACTTGTGCCACAGACACGAATAATATCCAGGTGGTATTCGACGCCGTCACTGACATCATCATTGCCAACAACCTCCGGGGCTGCGGCTTGTACTGACCTCTTGTCCTGTATAGCAACCTATTTGGTAATGATTGATTCCAGCATTCACAGAAAAgcttgcacacatacacacacacaccccccactcacaaacaaacaaatgcaagttggtaaataaactttaaaaaggcATAACAAACCTTATATATAGACAGACAAATCTAAAGGTTTTTTTAGTTTGTACTAGAAGGAGCTTCAGACAGAACAGACTGACATTCCATTGATCATCAAGGTTTTCCTGGGACAGCGCCTGAGCATGCACTTATGTGCatgcacgcgcgcgcgcacacacacacacacacgtcacggTGGCAGTCCTGATTTGGGAGTCCATCCTTTTAAGAACAGCCACGTGATTTTACACTCGCTGAGACCCATTTCTGTGAGCAGGGAGAGGGCAAGGAAAGGCCTAGCCTTAGTCCAGCCTTTTCCTCTGCTTCCACCCGCTGAGGCTGTGTGCTGTCAGTTCTGTCCTGCTCTTGTGCAAGTTCCAAAACCCTTTAAAAAATGGCCAACACCCCAAATGTCTCCCTGCCCTATACTCCCAACAGAAAAATTAAGGATGCTTCTCTTTGGGGTGGTAGAGGTGGTTAATTTCAAGAATTTAGAAGAATCATTGCTCCGACCAATCCACTGTCTGTCTCCTGAGTTTTCTTTATTCATGTTAACAAGGCAAGAGTCAGGGAAAAGGGAGACTCCGGCTGCTTTCTGCAAGCAGCTGAGGGGAGGGGCCGTGCAAAGCACAAGGTCACAGTGCAGAGCTGAAGCTGCTCCTCCCCTCCAGAAGGGCTCCCCCTCCaagagggcggggggggggggggggggaagaagggGAGTGATGGGAGTGGCGGAGGGGAGGGCGGATCTGCAGACCTGGCTGGGTCAGGGTCCCGAGGGCTGAGGCCTCCCAGGAGGCCTGGGCTAGGCTTCCCCTGGATTCCTGATCCCCCTGCGATGCTGCCCCATCTTGCCCCACCTCAACATTATTAAACATGTTGgagggttggttggttggttggttgctgCTTTAAATCAAGGAAAATGGTCAGACTGGACCCCTTATCTCTCTCTCTACAGACTGCTTCACGGACTCTTTGCTGTTGACGTTGATCTCCTGGTAGCATGACCTTTTGGCCTTTAAGACACACAGCCTTTCTGTATCAAGCCCCTGTCTAACCTACAACCCAGAGTGACTGACGGCTGTGTATTTCTGTAGAATGCTGTAGAATCCGGTTTTAGTTGAGTCTTTACATCTAgaatttgaaaggaaaagaagaacatttcCCATGTGCTttgtagcttaaaaaaaaaaaaaaaaagggataaagGAAAACTCAGCATCTcatccatctttttttctttttgaaatgaatATCCACAGCTGCACCCgtgcccaccccatcccacctgcAGAGGTGCCGCCTGTCCGCACCCGGGGCGCTGGTTCCCGGGAGTGTGCTCAGGCCACGGTTTCCAGACGCGGCCTCACCGTCCacagccctccccccccccacccccaccccgccgcccAGGCCCGAGCCACTCCACCCACACGCTCACTCCAGGTTTGCATAGAAAAAGCACAGCTCTCACGGGCCAGTAGCTGCCCCAGAAGAATacggaacatatatatatataaatagagccCTATAGGAAACAATTTCCCCCCAGCTCCCTTTCTACAGAGtacctttatcattttttttttagttttagattttgtttttatttttgtcctgATGAGCACTATGTATTACCTACCAGATCAGCTTTCATAGTCTTTGGGAACCGGGTTGTGGTTTTTCCCACTGACATTTTGCTTCTCCGTCTCTCAAATGGATGCTCCCTTTGTGTGTGTGCGCCCCTCcaccttttcctttgtttcagtGACCTGTGTTCACTCTTTCTCATGTGGGGATGTTTGTGCtgcagataaaaacaaaaatttttaaataccacaagatggggaaaaaaaaaattaaaaaaaaaagatggaatgcAATGTTTACAAGAAAGCCACAGTTCTCATGATCAGTCCAATGTCATTTCTACTTTGACTAGTATCCAAACTCCTTCACGGTTTCACTTTTAAGACTTAATATTTGCTGAAGACCAGTCACAGCCATTTCAGATAAAGAGGcaaaaagacaaaacacaaaaaatttaaaatgcagaaaaaaaaaaaacttggaaaaaaaaagccCACGGGTCTTTCTAAGCCTTTCTATTCCCAATCGGTGAGGTTTCTGTGATATCTTACACACTGCCAGTCTACTTCTCTGACTAATGGAAAATTCATGTGTAGCTCAATAAAGAGAATGTTTGTCTGTATTCCTGAGTCTCACCCTCGGGCTTCATTCTgacaggaaagggaaggagggatttGACTGGGCCACAGACGCTGGGAGGCTGGTGGGTAGGGCTGTAGGTGCTGGATAAGgatcccccccctcccccgcccccgccatcaAGGGGAGCCAGCTGAGCGCAGCTACCTGGGGACAGGGCCGCCAGAGGAATGGGTCACTCGGGCCTGCAGGTGCCCTCTCCCTCCCAGCTCCAGCATCTCCTCATGTTCAGCTGGTTTGGTTTTCGAGGGTAGGATGGAATGGAGCGTTGgaaaggggggcggggagggcaggtAATCCCAAATCTCCTGCTAATACGGGATCCTGTACCCAGTCGCTCCACCGCAGCAGAATGGGTGGTCCCAAGAAAGAGGCCAAATTGCCCCAGCCCTCTGTACCCAAGGGGTCACATGCACTCACTTGGACATCTTTAAAAGCCTCTCCTGTTGCACTTGAATGCCAGAAGTCCCCGGCAGGCCAAACACACACGGAGCAGCTGAGCGCAGCCTGGTGTACGGAATCTGGTTCTCAGTTCCTCCAAGTGGCAGGTCCGCTACCTCTCCACTGGGTTGCCAGGTTTCTACTGCAGTTAGTTGCAGATCAGTTGAGACTGAGACCTGGAGGTAACAGAGCTCATCAAAATCCTTGCATCATGTCCATGGATCACTTACTAGCCAAGCAGTCAAGTGCTCCACCTAGGAGATGGCAGGGGCTGGGCAAGGGCAGTTAATTGGAATCCTCCGCACACCAGCAGCCCAGGAAGGCCTCTCCTTGGCAATTCCAGTGGCCTTTTGAATCTAGTTGAGGATGGAAAGTGGGGGTTGATAGTGCTGCAGAGACCATGGCGTAACAAGAGGCTAGTCCCCTCCTGTTAACAAAGAATGGATCCGGGAGCTCCTCAGCCAGGAAAAGCCCGCTGGTGAGCCAGCCaggcccatccctcccccagtgCTGCTCCCACCAGCTCCCCTCGCCCCAACTTATCTGCAGAGGGAGGCTCACAGCCGTCTCTGTTGATGGGAAGGCTGCGCTCCTGGCCACAGCttgacttcaggacactggtctggGGGGATGCAGATGAAAGGCTGCAGGACGCCGTGACTTCTACATATGGCATACCTgaacttctctaaaaaaaaatgagccaTAGGATAACAGTTcttgcatattaattttgtagataaaaacaacagaagtttctTTGCCTTATCTTCCTTAAAATGGGATCCAGAAGCATTTTCTTGGGAAAGGGTGCAGGGAAAGACCAATTCAATTAGATGAGACACGTGGGGGCAGAGCCTACGCATCAACGGTCTCCAGACACTCCACAAGCGACTCTAAGGTGCAGTCAGGGGCGCCGAGAGATGGAGACGTTCAGATGATGGAGGGCCTTCAGGGCAGGCAGGCGTTGTTCCCTGACCAGCTCGGCGGCAGGGCCATGGCTCCTCCTGCATGCGAGGCCCTGCTCCACAGAGCTCTCCGCTTCCTCCCCGTAGTGGGGAAAGTCACACCCAGAGAGGACCACGTCTGCTGGCTAAAGATAAAAAAGCATACTGTCTGCACAGCTCAAGTGGGAAACCAGGTCCAAGTGGCCACCTGGGCACCCAGGATTTATATCAACACAAGAAAAACATCCAAAAGTACCATCGATCTCTACGGTATATAAAAGCCTCAAAATTAGGGGGAGAAAACAAAACAGCGAGAACCCAAGATGTCAGCAGAGCCAAAAGAAAATGGAGGGAGTAAGGGAGAGCACTTCCAAAagagcccagagagggcaagggcACCTCCACCACCATTCACAGAGCGCCCAAACACTCAGTTTACAAACGTGAACCAGCAGCCTGGCCTCTGCTTTGGGCTACGTGGCGGAGCACGAGGACAGGCTCCCTTCCTGGAGACAGCCAGCACAGTGAAGGggccatgggatggggaccacctGATGGAATGGGACACTGGTCTAGCCTCCTGCCCTTGCCCTTGGCATCTGTCCCAGATGCCCTCAAGAAGTGACAAAAGCCAAGAGACAATACAATTAGCGCCCAGAACCCTTTACTATCCAGGTGTAAAATCTAAGGGTGAATTTAGGACTTCTCTTTTGGGGTCATTTTAAAGGCATGGCTCCACTTTGATCACTGTCATATTGCTGTATTCCAATGTCTCAGGACCCTCTAAAATTGACTCcaaaacattttctcttttcacacATCTGAAACATAAGAACACATGGAATTGGTATCACCTTTAAATGTGCacaacatgcacacatatataaggATGAAAAAACCCTCCAACCAAAACGGAACACACAAAATCAAAACGCGTTCTAATTTCCGCACCTCTGAAAAAAACTGCCTTAGCTCCCAGCCACACACAACACACTAGGAGAGTttgctttttattatcattattattgttttacaataaaaacaaatagctATGCTCTCAGCaaaaccaatttaaaaagaaaaataaaaatcacagaaatTTACTAACAGCATTTCAAGATAAGGCTTTTGAAAGATGTATTGAAATAAATTATCTCAGCCTAAACATCACTCTATTTTCAGTTACTTCTCGACATTCTAAAAACTTTGTTATGTAAAATACATTTAACTTTGCCAATAATTTTAGATAATACTGGATTCTTCCCAGAAGGACTACCATAAAACTATGCTTTCAAACATTAAAAACTTAATCCAGTAGGACGTAAAACTGAACTAGGTAACCTATGATTGTGTGTTCCAAATCCTTCAAGTTAAATGTGTCAAGGATTTGAAAAAGTTCAGACCTGGGTCTGCTCCAAGGCAGGTGGACTCAACATCTTACCTCTCTACGTTTAATTAAACCAACAGGAACACAGTTATGAAAATGGAGGGCTCCGGGGAAGAAAGATACAaaagatgtcttttatttcttcaataaAGCCCTCCAAAATTTACTCTCCCATCTTGTAAGGCCCACATTTTCTCCAAGGACCAAACCCACAGCCTTTGGCATTGCCTAGTTTACTTTAACAaggaattaaaaccatgaacCAAGGCTTGCCGCTTAACCCTTTCCCCGTgtccaggggggtggggggggacgaTGAAATGCAGAGAGAGGACAGACACACAGCGTGTACTCATGAGATGCGGGAGCACCAGCGTTAACGGAAATAAAGCCAGCTTTGGATAGGGGGCTCAGAAAGCTAGTCCCGGATGTACTGGGACACGATGGGTCACCTCCTCACACTACGCCCCTGGGCTTTCCTCTCCTCTGCTGCAGGTATCAAACCAAGCACTGTTCTTCCGAGATGCCCTGCCGGCCCAGGGGTCCAGGAGCCCGTA encodes:
- the LOC137752385 gene encoding guanine nucleotide-binding protein G(o) subunit alpha-like, yielding MRSSMLCENVLSAFRGAEEPWGPRSPRLSCRVAQFFPLKPNFRLLFPCLRVCPSRCLSGSLPPRLGLQNRMHESLMLFDSICNNKFFIDTSIILFLNKKDLFGEKIKKSPLTICFPEYTGPNTYEDAAAYIQAQFESKNRSPNKEIYCHMTCATDTNNIQVVFDAVTDIIIANNLRGCGLY